In Thauera aromatica K172, one DNA window encodes the following:
- the coaE gene encoding dephospho-CoA kinase (Dephospho-CoA kinase (CoaE) performs the final step in coenzyme A biosynthesis.): MSEPSFRPFIVGLTGGIGSGKSAAAERFAALGASIVDTDQIAHTLTAAGGGAIEAIRRSFGDALIATDGSLDRAAMRARVFAQPAARQQLEAILHPMIRAESARLCCAASGPYVILAVPLLVESGSYRERCDRICVVDCPETQQIERVMARSGLPESQVRAIMAVQASRADRLAAADDIIDNSGSLAALQRQVDALHSAYCAAAARP; the protein is encoded by the coding sequence ATGTCCGAACCTTCCTTCCGTCCTTTCATTGTCGGCCTCACCGGCGGCATCGGCAGCGGCAAGAGCGCAGCGGCCGAGCGCTTCGCCGCACTCGGTGCGAGCATCGTCGACACCGACCAGATCGCACATACCCTGACCGCAGCGGGCGGCGGCGCCATCGAGGCGATCCGCCGCAGCTTCGGCGACGCTCTGATCGCCACCGACGGCAGCCTCGACCGGGCGGCGATGCGGGCACGGGTGTTCGCCCAGCCCGCGGCGCGACAACAGCTCGAGGCCATCCTCCATCCGATGATCCGCGCCGAAAGCGCGCGCCTGTGCTGCGCGGCCAGCGGCCCCTACGTGATCCTCGCGGTTCCCCTGCTGGTCGAGTCGGGCAGCTATCGCGAGCGCTGCGACCGCATCTGCGTGGTGGACTGCCCCGAAACCCAGCAGATCGAACGGGTGATGGCGCGCAGCGGCCTGCCCGAGAGCCAGGTCCGGGCGATCATGGCGGTGCAGGCCAGCCGCGCGGACCGTCTCGCCGCAGCCGACGACATCATCGACAACAGCGGCTCGCTCGCCGCCCTCCAGCGCCAGGTGGACGCCCTGCACTCGGCCTACTGCGCCGCC
- a CDS encoding SPOR domain-containing protein, which produces MRFLIILLLLLNALALAAIRGGLGGAAARGEAERLAAQLAPERIRLAGDAVAQPATNGGGTEAAPRTAVPATDGLPPAEEAGLAAAADDEPADDEPADDEPVAGSDAAGNSAPPPPACLAWVELGEEEAARLADRLRQQGVEPVRHADSRIEAWWVRIPPAHDRSAAEQRQRRLHAQGIRDTFIVQEAGPSQFAISLGVFKTERRAHRLRDQLYAKGIGDAAIEPRPKTVYRIEARLPPAAGSAAGSTIESAADGFEPHRRSCDALPPHTD; this is translated from the coding sequence GTGCGCTTCCTGATCATCCTGCTGCTGTTGCTCAACGCCCTCGCCCTCGCCGCCATCCGCGGCGGGCTGGGCGGCGCCGCTGCGCGCGGCGAAGCGGAGCGTCTCGCCGCCCAGCTCGCCCCCGAGCGCATCCGCCTCGCCGGCGATGCCGTGGCCCAACCCGCCACGAATGGCGGCGGCACCGAAGCCGCCCCCCGCACAGCGGTCCCGGCCACCGACGGGCTGCCGCCTGCCGAAGAAGCGGGACTCGCCGCCGCGGCCGACGATGAGCCCGCCGACGATGAGCCCGCCGACGATGAGCCCGTTGCCGGGAGCGACGCAGCCGGCAACTCCGCCCCACCACCTCCCGCCTGCCTGGCCTGGGTCGAGCTCGGCGAGGAAGAGGCCGCACGGCTCGCCGACCGGCTGCGCCAGCAGGGAGTGGAGCCCGTTCGTCACGCCGACAGCCGGATCGAAGCCTGGTGGGTGCGCATCCCCCCCGCGCACGACCGCAGCGCCGCCGAACAGCGCCAGCGCCGGTTGCACGCCCAGGGCATCCGCGACACCTTCATCGTCCAGGAAGCCGGTCCCAGCCAGTTCGCGATCTCGCTCGGGGTCTTCAAGACCGAACGCCGCGCCCACCGGCTGCGCGACCAGCTCTACGCCAAAGGCATCGGCGACGCCGCCATCGAACCGCGCCCCAAGACCGTCTACCGGATCGAAGCCCGGCTTCCGCCCGCTGCCGGATCCGCCGCCGGATCCACTATCGAATCGGCGGCGGACGGCTTCGAGCCGCACCGCCGGAGCTGCGATGCCCTCCCCCCGCACACCGACTGA